AATTTCTTCAGGTCGTTATCAAAAAGGTCTAATCATAGGTAGTGAGACCCTTTCTAAGACGGTAGATTGGTCGGATCGTTCAACAGCTGTTCTCTTCGGAGATGGTGCTGGCGGTGTACTGTTGGAAAGTGCTTCAGAACAGCATTTTTGGGCAGAGAGTCAGTTTACGGACGGCTCTCGCGGAGATAGTCTGACTTGCGGAAAAATCGGTTTGGCTTCACCTTTTTCTGAAAAAGGTGAGAATCAGCCTTATCTGACAATGGACGGTAGAGCTATTTTTGACTTTGCTATTCGTGATGTTGCTCGTTCTATCAAAGAAACCATCGAAAGCAGTCAGCTTTCAGCGGAAGATTTGGATTTTCTGTTGCTGCATCAGGCCAATATCCGTATTTTGGATAAAATGGCTAAGAAGCTTGGTGTTGCTCGGGAGAAACTTCCGGCCAACATGATGGAATATGGCAATACTAGTGCAGCTAGCATCCCGATTTTATTATCTGAGTGTGTCGAGCAAGGACTAATCAAACTGAAGGGAAATCAGATAATTTTGATGTCAGGTTTCGGTGGAGGTTTGACATGGGGCACGCTTATTGTTACAATTTAGTTAATCAAGTGGAAACACATGATAAAAAATATTTTATTTTTAAAGGAGTCTATCCATGGCAGTATTTGAAAAAGTACAAGAAATTATCGTTGAAGAACTTGGCAAAGAGCCATCAGAAGTTACTCTTGAGTCAACTTTCGATGATCTTGAAGCAGATTCATTGGACTTGTTCCAAGTGATTTCAGAAATTGAAGATGCATTTGACATCCAAATTGAAACTGAAGAAGGTTTGAACACAGTTGGTGATTTGGTTGCTTATGTAGAAGAAAAAACTAAATAAGCAAGTAACTGAGAGTATCGAAAGATATTCTCTCTTGTTTAGGTAATAGTTTGACTGTCAAAGTAAAGAAAATACGTCCAGTATGTGATAGTTTGAGATCAAGCTATTACTTAAGCAATGATAAAAGGAAGGTATTATGCAAACACGTATTACAGAATTATTGAATATTGATTATCCTATTTTCCAAGGCGGGATGGCCTGGGTTGCTGACGGCGACCTGGCTGGCGCGGTTTCAAAAGCTGGCGGTCTTGGTATCATTGGTGGCGGAAATGCGCCCAAGGAAGTGGTAAAGGCTAATATTGACAAGATTAAGTCTTTGACGGACCGTCCTTTCGGAGTTAACATCATGCTCCTTTCTCCTTTTGCAGACGACATTGTGGATCTCGTCATTGAAGAGGGAGTAAAAGTAGTAACAACTGGTGCGGGTAATCCAAGCAAGCACATGGCTCGTTTCCATGAAGCGGGGATTACAGTTATCCCTGTAGTTCCAAGCGTGGCCTTGGCTAAGCGGATGGAAAAAATCGGTGCGGATGCAGTCATTGCAGAAGGTATGGAAGCCGGTGGCCACATCGGAAAATTGACTACCATGTCCTTGGTTCGTCAGGTTGCAGAAGCAGTTAGCATTCCGGTTATTGCTGCCGGTGGTATTGCGGATGGTTCTGGGGCTGCAGCTGGATTTATGCTGGGAGCCGAGGCCGTTCAGGTCGGAACTCGCTTTGTCGTCGCTAAGGAATCCAATGCCCAT
This window of the Streptococcus sanguinis genome carries:
- the fabK gene encoding enoyl-[acyl-carrier-protein] reductase FabK; amino-acid sequence: MQTRITELLNIDYPIFQGGMAWVADGDLAGAVSKAGGLGIIGGGNAPKEVVKANIDKIKSLTDRPFGVNIMLLSPFADDIVDLVIEEGVKVVTTGAGNPSKHMARFHEAGITVIPVVPSVALAKRMEKIGADAVIAEGMEAGGHIGKLTTMSLVRQVAEAVSIPVIAAGGIADGSGAAAGFMLGAEAVQVGTRFVVAKESNAHQNYKDMILKARDIDTTISAQHFGHAVRAIKNKLTRDFEKAEKEAFKQENPDLTVFENLGAGALANAVVRGDVENGSVMSGQIAGLISKEETVEEILKDIYYGAAEKIQQEAKRWAGVTRND
- a CDS encoding acyl carrier protein, encoding MAVFEKVQEIIVEELGKEPSEVTLESTFDDLEADSLDLFQVISEIEDAFDIQIETEEGLNTVGDLVAYVEEKTK
- a CDS encoding beta-ketoacyl-ACP synthase III, with product MNYAKISQVAHYAPRQVVSNDDLAEIMDTSDEWISSRTGIKKRHLSSDETTSDLATKVAENLLQKSGTSAQDLDFIIVATITPDSLMPSTAARVQANIGAKNAFAFDLTAACSGFIFALSTGEKLISSGRYQKGLIIGSETLSKTVDWSDRSTAVLFGDGAGGVLLESASEQHFWAESQFTDGSRGDSLTCGKIGLASPFSEKGENQPYLTMDGRAIFDFAIRDVARSIKETIESSQLSAEDLDFLLLHQANIRILDKMAKKLGVAREKLPANMMEYGNTSAASIPILLSECVEQGLIKLKGNQIILMSGFGGGLTWGTLIVTI